The sequence TCAAACTTTGTGCTGACTCGGCGGAAGGCAAGCCAGGCAGGGGCGCATGTCCGTGAGGCGTGAAGCAGGCCGCTCGTTGTCACGATTTGGCAATCGAAACAGGAAGGGGTGCTCTTTAATGATCGGAGCGCTGATAGTACCACACGGCAACTTCTACACGAGAATTTACCCGGAGTTTTCTGTATATCGTCTCGGTATATCGACGGACAGTATTCTCCGAAATTAACAGGCGTTGGGCAATCTCCTTATTCTGAAAGCCCTTGGCGAGTAAAGCCGTAATTTCAGCCTCCCGAGCAGTCAATTTGTCAGGGGTCGAAGCATCGGGCAGTTTATGCTGGACCAGACTCTGGACAGTCCTTGCCATTGTCATTGGAGAAAACCACATTTCTCCTTTCAGCACCGCTTGAATTGCCTTTTGCAGTGTGTCCTGGTCGGCCCGCTCTGTTATCAGGCCCCATGCCCCGTTGTGCGCCGCCTGAGCTTCAACCTCATCCCCCGCCTTCTCAGCGAACAGCAGGCACCTTGTCGAGGGAGAAATCTCCCTGACTCTTCTAACGTAGCTGAAGCTAACCGGCATGTTTTCGCAGTCAATGAGAAGGACCTGGGGTTTGCTAGTCATAATTGAATCTAATGCTTCGCTGAAAGTGTCGGAATCCAGGCAAATGGTCATGTTGTCTCCCATGGGCAAGGCAAGCATGAGAGAGCAAAGCGCTTTTCGGAACAGCCTGCGCGGGCTGATAATGCCTGCGGTAACCACTTGGGTCACCCCCATGCGCTGGCTAGTCGATAGGTGGGTTATCTGGAATAGGTTGAGTTCTAGCGCCCAAGAATCGACATGCGAGACGACTTTCTAAGCGACATGATTAACTTTGGTGTCAATATACGGTTTGAACTCACCTGCGTTACTGATGGCGCTTGTTTTGCAATGTAAGCATTACCGATTCCGAACCGATACTAAATTCCATCCCCAATATCTGTTGGCCGCTATGCTATACACATTTTCTAACAATCTCAACTGGTTAGCGAAAATGTTTCATTGTTGGAAGGTACCCTTGTGTGATACGGCGCAGAGTGTGATGCAGGCTCGTCCGCTCCAATTTTCGCGAAACTTTTTGCACGGACGCAACAAATTTCGCAGCAGCTGGCTTCAGGCCACGGTGAGTTAAATGCCGGCAGATTCAATGGGTGGCTGACGCCAGCCCCACCAGACCTGCCCGAAGCCATCAACTACCTGACGCGTATGCCTGTGATATGCGCTATAACTGCCGTGGATATGGAGGCCGCTGCCGAGGTCACCAGATGAGGGCAGCGGGAGACTTGCCGGAAAGGACGTCCTGGTCGAGTTCATAACCGAAGCCGGGCGCCGGGCTGAGATCGACGAAGCCGTGCTGTGGCTGCGGTTCGCCCTTCAGCAGTGGATTGCCTCCCTGGGCGAAGATGTCCACAAACTCCGCACGCGGCGCATTCTCGGTGGACATCACAAAATGGTAGGTGGGCGCCCCCACGCCGTGCGGAATCACCGGCAGGCCGTGGGCGCTGGCCATGGCGGCAATCTTCTTCAATTCTGTAAGCCCGCCCGCGCGGTAGATGTCTGGCTGCAGGATGTCCACCGCCTTCTTTTCGATCAGGTCGCGGAACCCGTAGCGCGTGTATTCATGTTCGCCGCCGGTAATCATCACTCCCGTCACCGCGTCCTTGATTCTCCGGTAGGAATCGATCTGGTCGGGCGGCACCGGCTCTTCAATCCACAACACCTTGAACTCCGCAATGGCTTTGGCCAGCGCAATCGTGTAAGGAACGTCAAGCGCCATGTAGCAGTCGAGCATGATGTCGCCGTCGGGCCCGATCAGCTCGCGGGTCTTTGCCACCAGCTCCACATTTTTCCTCAAGCCCTCCAGGCCGTCGGCCGGGCCGTAGGGCACCGCTAACTTGACGTGGCGAAAGCCCTCTTTCAGGTGCCGCTCGGTGAGGTTACCGGTCACATAGACAGGAATGCGATCCCTGGTTTTCCCTCCGGCCAACTGATAAACAGGCATGCCTGCTGCCTTGCCCGCCAGGTCCCACAGCGCCAGGTCAATGCCGCTGATCACTTCAATCACAATCCCTTTGCGCCCATAGAACTGCGAGGCGCGGAACATCTGCTCCCACAACCGCTCGATGTCCGAAGGATCTTTGCCGACGAGAAGCTGCCTGAACTGGTCCTCGATGATGGCCGCAGCCACCTTCCCTTTGCCGCCTCCTACCGTGCCGAGGCCGCGCAGGCCGTCGCGGGTGACAATCTCAACAATCGCCGCCGACATCGGACCGAACCAGCTTGAGCGCTTCGCCTTGTATTCCGGGTAGATCGACATCGGGTTCGCGATGACGCCCTCGCTCAGCCATGAGGCGCTCATCGGGACCACGTGAACTTTCACTTCGCTGATCTGCATTCTGCCTCCATTACTTACCCATCCCCCTGAGCGCAACGGCACCCTCGTCGGGTGGTATCTCGCTTTCGGATCTCTGCGATCCGTTTGAAGGGAGATCGCTCACTTGGTCATGACCACATACTGGCACCCGCTGTCCGTGAACTCGGCACACTTCGCGAACCACTCATGGCCATGATCGTCGCGAAAGTCCAGTCCGGTGGAGACCCGGAAGACGGGGCCACCATCGACCTGTATGGAGGTGGGAAACCTGTGGGAGGCGTAATGAACGGAGAGCACCCGCTGATGCGTCTTTACGTTTTCCACCTCTTCCAGGCCGCCCGATGCGTCGTAGCTGTAGGAGAGTGTTTCGCCCGAGGCGTTCGTCGAGCGGGAAAGACGCCTCTTTTCATCGTAGGCGTAAGCTGCATTTTCTCCGGAGCTGTCTTTGATGGAAACAATAATTGGTCCCTGGTAACGAAGCTTCAACCAGCGCCCGTCGCTGGAGCGGACCTCGTGGAGATTGCCCTGGCGGTCGCGGTCGAAGGTAAGACTCGCGCCGGAAGGTTCAATCAACCCCACCAGCGCGTCCTCCTGTGGTCGCTGGGAATAGTAGGAATCGGGAAAGACAATCGTTCTGCCATCGGGCAAATCATAGTCCCATCCGTTGCCGTTCCAACCTGCGAGCGCGTTATCGAACAGTGACCCCGCGCTGCCAGGTTTATAAACCGCATCGGTGTAGCCCGTGCCTTTGGAAATCCGATTGAACAGAACGCCTCTCCTGTCCGCAAACCAGAGAGTCTGGTCGGTGTAGGGATTCCGGTGGCCGGTGGGGAAGGTGAGGTATTCGTCGGGAAGATAAACTTGATGGTCCGAATTCCAGTCTACATACCGTTGGACGACGTGGGTAAACGCAATCGGAGGATCGCCGGGCAGGTAGAGGTCGGTCTGTACGAACATTACCGTGACGGTATCCAGGTATAACTCGACGGCGTTCACCGGACCACCGCCCGGAACCAGATCCAGGCAATCGCGGATTGGACTTGCCGGCTGGCTCGGCCCGCTGCCCGTAGGCGCAGGACCCCCTCGACTCGGCTTCTCACTAATCCCCTCCCCGACGGGGAGCACCATACAAGGATTGATTCCCGATGGCCCATGTAGGGCCGCCGGAGTGGCTTTGGCCAGCCTGTCCTCCTCCTCTCTCAGTCGCCGCCGGAGCGCCGGATCGACCCGCCATGGAACGAGCTTCACCATTCCCGTGGCGACTTCAATTCTAAGCACGACCCAGGGAGCGAACCAGCGCATGAAAAACGCCAGTCCGATCGCGATAATTCCGAAGATAGTCCACTCAATCAGTTTGCGTTTTGTTGTCTTCACCTCGTTTGTTTTGTCACCCTTCTCCAATGTGTTCTGATGCCCTCCTCAGTGTAATGTAATCACGCTCACCTCAAACGGGCCCAGCGCCGTCTCGTCGCGCGCCAGGCGCGCCGTTCCCACGCCGGATTCTGCTGTCTGTTCATTCACGTACTGTTCGCTCGAGCCGGCCGCCCCCGCCAGCGAAATTGTTGCCGGACGGTTGCGCCGGTTGATCAGCAGCAGTTTGTGCTGGCCCGATTTTGTCACGAATCCCTGCGCGTAGACAGCTTCTGAACTGCCGTCCGTCTTCACCAGCTTGTCTCCCGGGCCGAAATTGTCGTGCAGAAGCTTCAGCACCCAGAAGCGCGCATTGGGCTGCCCGGTTGTCCAGTTCACCATCGACACGCTTGGAAACTGCGTGGGATAACCGACCAGTTGCGATTCACCAGCCACCTCGATTCCCTGCTTTGCCAGTTCCACGTATAGATAGGCGAACATGGCGCCGCACAGGTTCCAGTAGCCATTTGGGATGGGCCGAACCAGATGGGCCTCTGTGTCATAGGGCAGGATGCAGCCAAGCTCGTTTGTGTCGGTCAGGGTCTCGGGCGAAAGCCGCTGGCGGATTGCCTGGATGAACCGGACCGTGTCCAGAAAGCGGTCGGCCTGGTCAAAGAAAGTGTACTGCCAGTTGTTCAGGCTCTGGTCGGGCGAAGGACCGGCATAGAAGTGATAAGAGATCATGTCCAGCGGGGTCCCCGCCACGTGGTTCTGATGGTTCAGAAAGTACTCAAAGAATTTCGGGTTCACCGAGGGCGCTGCGAGGGCCCCGCTCACAAACTTGATGCCGGGGTCGATTTTGTGGATCGCCGCCGTCACAGTGTCATAGAGCCGAGTGTAAAATTCCGGGCTCATGTTGTGTTCAAAGTCCACCTCGTTTAGGACTTCCCAATACTGGATCTTATAATGGTGGCCGGACTCATGGCGCTGGCCGAATTCATCCCTAAAGCCGCCCTGCGTATACCAGCCGGCCAGCCGCGCGTAATAATCCGCCACTTCCTTCATGCTGGGATCGCGCAGTTCCGAGCCCTGCTCATAACTCCAGTCCGCCTGGTCCGGGTCTGAGGGATATTCCACCGGCTTCTCCGTCTTCCACATCCACTGCGGAATGGTGCTGAAGTTGATCATTACCGAATGCCCCGCCTGGGCATTCATAAGATCTTCCATCATGGGATCGATCAGCGAAAAGTCCCAGGATGTCTTCCCGTCCGAGGGAGGCTCGAGTTCCGCCACACCCAGCTTCGGGTAGGGTAGCCAGGGGACGTAGCGAACGTAATCGGCGCCAAGGTCTTTCAGGCTCTCGAAAACCCGGTCGTGGATTTTCGATCCCCGCCGCAGCGGCGGATTCACCACCACCTGGAGCGTTGGAGTCGTTTTGGAAACTTCCTCGATCTTGCTCCAGTCCACCTGGACGTTGCCCGTGGACTGCGCATACAAACACGGAGTCAAGAGGGCCGCAGCGACCCCGATCCACAGTTTTGTTCGCATCTTCATGGTCTTCATCCGTCGGTTCCTCCCCGCATTGCGCTCATCAAGCACTATCTGGCAGCCAGCCTAGATTACGATAAAATGCACCCATTAATTCTGAAAAATAATAAGGCCCCCGAAACACGTTGATCTCTTATCAGAAGCCATGTGCAAAGAGACGGGCGCGAACCGCGTTCGCTGCGCTTTTCCACCTGGCGGTTTCTAGCAGGAATTAGATGCTGTCGGATAAGATAATTCCGTGAACTACGACGCAATCCTGTGGGTCTCGTTTGGTGGCCCGGAAAAAGAAGAAGACGTCATTCCCTTTCTTGAGAACGTCCTGCGCGGCAGGAACGTTCCCCGCGAACGCATGATGGCCGTCGCGAACCATTACTACCATTTCGGCGGCAGGAGCCCTATCAATCAGCAGAACCGCGAGCTGATCCGGGCGCTCGAAGCCGAATTGGCTGCTCACGGCCCGCGCCTGCCTGTCTACTGGGGCAACCGCAATTGGCATCCTTTGCTCACCGATGCAGTGGCCAAAATGAGAGCCGACGGGGTCAAGCGTGCGCTCGCCTTTGCCACTGCCGCTTACAGCTCATATTCGAGCTGCCGTCAGTATCTGGAGAACATTGAAAACGCCCAGACTGCCGCCGGCGATGGCGCTCCGGTGATTGACAAGGTCCGACCCTTCTATAATCATCCCGGCTACATCGCCGCCATGACGGCGCAGGTGCAAGATGCGCTGGAGCAAATCCCGCCCGCAAGAAGGAGCGCCGCCCACATCGTTTACACAGCGCACAGCATTCCGCTCCGAATGGCGGAGAATTGCCAGTATGCGCAGCAACTGCTTGAAGCTTCGCGACTGGTCTCCGCCGCCCTGGGCAGGTCTGGCGACCCGCTCGTTTACCAGAGCCGCAGCGGCCCGCCCACACAACCCTGGCTGGGGCCGGACATCCTGGAGCACCTGAGAATGATCAACAACGAGGGGCAGGTGAGCGACGTGGCCGTCGTTCCCATCGGCTTCGTGTCAGACCACCTGGAAGTGCTTTACGATCTCGATACGGAAGCCCGCCATCTCTCGGAGGAACTCGGCATGAATATGGTCCGCGCAGCAGCCGTGGGAACCAACCCCGGCTTTGCGCGGTTGGTCCGTGATTTGATCGTGGAAAGGATGGAAGAGAAATCAGCACGCCCAAGCATGGGAAGCCTGGGACCATGGCCGGACGTCTGCCACGCCGGCTGCTGCCTGCCCCCGCCTTAAAGGGTGTGTTCAGAAAAGATTATTCACCCGCCGCTCCCGCCAGGGGATTATTTCCTGTAGAAGCCTGGAAACTCCTTTTTGAGCGCCCGCAGCTTGGGCAGATCATTAAAAACGATGTAAGGGTAGTTCGGATGGCGTTCGAGAAAGTTCTGATGGTAGGCCTCCGCTGGATAGAAAGCCTTGAAAGGCACTATCTGGGTTACGATGGGCCGTGAGAAAACGCCTGCCTTGTCGAGTTGCTGGATATAAGCCTGGGCGACCTGTTTCTGCTCGTCGCTGGTATAGAAAATAACGGAGCGGTATTGTGGCCCGACATCCGGCCCCTGTCGATTGACCTCGGTGGGATCGGTGGCCACGGAGAAGAAGATTCGCAGCAGTTCGCTGAACCGGACCTGTGACGGGTCATAGGTGATCTTCACGGACTCGGCATGGCCGGTAGATCCAGTCCCGACCGTCTCATACTCCGCAGTTCCAGCGTCCCCTCCCGAATAGCCGGAAACGACACTTTCAACGCCTTTCACGTGCTTGAAAACGGCATCAACACCCCAGAAGCAGCCTCCCGCCAGGACCGCCGTCTGCTTGCCCTGCGTCGCGGAAATACTGGACGGTCCCGCAAACGCGGGGACCTGGCCGCGTGCCGCAGTTGAGCAGCCCGCCCCTGCCAGCACAGGCAACGGCAACAGCATGAGAACTGCTCTTCGAAAGGTATTCGCACACGAGTTTTTCATTTCAATCATCTCGCTTTCGCGGTAGCGGCGGCCCCGCCGAGAGGGACCGCCAAATGGCGAGATGAACTCGCCGCTACGATTCGAAAACAGGACAGTACTCCCGCCTATGCCAGCTTGACAAAGTGCAAGGCCGCTGAATTCATGCAGTATCGAAGCCCAGTGGGTTTTGGCCCATCGTCAAAGACGTGGCCCAGGTGCGCGTCGCACCTCCGGCAGGAAACCGCCGTCCGTCTCATGCCGAAGCTGTAGTCTGCAGTTTCCCGGATGTTTTCTTTGGCGACCGGCTCCCGGAAGCTGGGCCAGCCGGTGCCGGACTCAAACTTGGTGCTGGAACTGAAAAGCGCCGTGCCACAGCAGATGCATCGATACAAACCCTTCTGGTGAAGGTCCCAATAAGCGCCCGAAAACGCCCTCTCGGTCCCCGCCTTGCGCGTGACCTCGAATTCGATCGGTGTTAGCTGTTTGCGCCAATCGTCGTCGCCTTTTACAATTGTGGGAACCTCCACCACCCCCCGACGCAGGCCATTGCTGTCAAACTCCACTATTCGAACCGTCTTCGTTTTTCCGGTGGTTGGAGGCTTCGCGGCCGCCGCCGTCGATTCCGACTGGCGCGCCACGGCAAATCCTGCAAGGGCGTTTGCCGACCGTCGAATAAAGGCCCTGCGGCCAACCCGCATGCCAGGCTCGCTCTCAACAGGATTAGATTTCATGATTGATGCCCCCAAAGACTGAGATGCGTCAGCCACGACCGATGGTGGCTCAGATTGGCTTGTGGCACGGGCACCCTGCCCGTGACCTGGTCAAAAGCTGGACCGGGATGGCGGTGTCACAACCCACGAACCAAACTGATTCACTATCGGTCGTAGCCATTCATTAGTGAAATACCAGCGGAGGCGGGATTTATTCCCAGGAATCAAATGTCGGTTTTTCCGGAGGTTGCGCGATTCGCTGGCGCTGTAGCAGCTTGCCGAAAAAAGGTCTCTCCTGCTGTCACCTTGAGCCCGTTCGACCTTAATTCACGAACGGCCCTGGGCGAAGTCGAAGAGGCTCAGGATAAACTCCGCGACGGAACTCTGCATTTATTTCAACGCAAATACGGGGATGCTTCGCTTCGTTCAGCATGACGTGATGGCGTTTTTCACCGCCCTGCCAGATGGATCAATCGGTGGAGATCACTTTTTGCGAATCGCGTGTGACGAGGATGGTGAATGTCGCGACTGCCGCGGCAGAAATCATGGGGACCCACAGGATGTTGCGCAATCCAGTTGCTGCCAGGGCGCCGCAGATGCTCGGCCCGGCCGTCCCGCCTACCAGCGACACGGCCATGATGGCGCCAAACACAGTACCCGTCTGGCGTGGAAATCGGTCGCCCGCAACGCCCAGCGCCGTGGGGTATATGGATGCAAGGCCAAGGCCGATAACGATCATGCCCAGCACCGCTACGGGCAACTCGCGGCTGCTATAGGCCACCACCGCGCCGGTCACGGCGACGGCGGCGGAAAGCAGCATGGTCCGCCGGCTGCCCAGCACCCGCAGCAGGAAGGCCGCTCCCAGCCGCCCGGCCCCGATGGCCGCGCTCAGCCCCACCAGCGCCCAGTTGGCGCGCTCGGGCCCGGAGTGGAACGTGCCGGCAACAATCTTCCCCGCCCAGACAAACATGCTGTTCTCGCTGCCCGACTCAAAAAACAGCAATGCGCCAAAAAGCCACACCAGGGGATGGTTCAGCACGCGCAACAGATCCGCCAGGCGTGTTCCGGCATGGGTGGGAGCAGGAAAGCGGAAGGCCAGCACAGGGACCAGGATAACCCCCGCGCCAATCGCCAGAATGTGCAGCACGGAAGCCGTCCCAAACTTTCCGCTGAGGGTAGACATCAGCAGCGGGGCTGCCAGCGCTCCCAGGCTGAATGAGAATCCCAGCAGGTTCAGTGCCGCTCCGCGCCCGGCCACGCTCAGATCGGCCACCAGGGCGTTGGTTGCCGTATTCAGCACGCCGCCGCCAAAGCCGTAAACCAGCGCTGCAATCGCCAGCGCCATGTAGGTGTGGAGCGAAGGCATCAGGCCCACCGCACCCGCCACCATTGCCAGCGCGACAGCCAGCACAGGCTTGGCTCCCACGGTGTCAAGCACCAGCCCCACCAGAATGGTCGCGATGAGAATGCCCGCCAGCGGGAACGATCCCAGGCTGCCTGCCTGAACGTAATTGACCTCCAGCGACGGCAAGAGCGAGCCCATCAACAGCAAGACCACCCCAAACACGAACATGCAGGCGTTGGCCGTCAGCACCAGGGCGAATCGGCGAATCTCAAAGTTCTTGGACATCGTGTTATGGCAACTCGAGGCCTTTGCGTCTTTGCGTGGACTTATTTTTTCAGGATTTTTTCTTCCGCGTCGCCAGCCGGTCGCAATGGTCAAACGCCAGCCTGGCTGCGCCCAGCAGGCCGGCACGCGTGCCCAGGCGGCTGCGCACCACGCGGACCTGCTTCACTGCCAGCGGCTGCCCCCACTGCTTCATCGTCTTTCGCGCGACGTTGAGAACCAGGTTTCCTGCTGCGGCCACTCCGCCGCCGATCACAATCACTTCCGGATTGAGCACGTCTACCAGGTTCGAGAGGCCAAGTCCCAGGTCGTGCCCGGCGCTTTCCAGCAACTTCTTCGCTTTGCGGTTGCCGCGCCGCGCGAGCACGGTGAGCTCGCGGGCGCTGAGTTTGCGGCCAAATGCCTTGCTTGCTGCAAGGCCAATGCCCGTCCCGCTGGCATGGGTTTCAAAGCAGCCGATCGATCGATAAATGGGCTGATACCGGTTCCGCAGCGCCATCCACCCCACCGACCCGGCCAGCTCTCCATGGCCGCGCAGCAGCCGCCCGCCGGTGAGAATGCCGGCGCCGATGCCGGTCCCAACGGCCAGGAACACCACGTCACGGCAGCCGCGGGCCGCGCCCCGCCAGGCTTCGCCCATCACGAACGCATTGCGGTCGCTCTCCACCAGCGTGGGCAGCCGGAACCGCTTTTTGAGGGCAGGCCCCAGCGGCATGCGCTTCCAGCCCGGGATGTTCGGCGCCCACACGTGGCCATCCGGCCAGGCCAACC comes from Acidobacteriota bacterium and encodes:
- a CDS encoding glycosyl hydrolase family 39, with protein sequence MKMRTKLWIGVAAALLTPCLYAQSTGNVQVDWSKIEEVSKTTPTLQVVVNPPLRRGSKIHDRVFESLKDLGADYVRYVPWLPYPKLGVAELEPPSDGKTSWDFSLIDPMMEDLMNAQAGHSVMINFSTIPQWMWKTEKPVEYPSDPDQADWSYEQGSELRDPSMKEVADYYARLAGWYTQGGFRDEFGQRHESGHHYKIQYWEVLNEVDFEHNMSPEFYTRLYDTVTAAIHKIDPGIKFVSGALAAPSVNPKFFEYFLNHQNHVAGTPLDMISYHFYAGPSPDQSLNNWQYTFFDQADRFLDTVRFIQAIRQRLSPETLTDTNELGCILPYDTEAHLVRPIPNGYWNLCGAMFAYLYVELAKQGIEVAGESQLVGYPTQFPSVSMVNWTTGQPNARFWVLKLLHDNFGPGDKLVKTDGSSEAVYAQGFVTKSGQHKLLLINRRNRPATISLAGAAGSSEQYVNEQTAESGVGTARLARDETALGPFEVSVITLH
- a CDS encoding ferrochelatase; its protein translation is MNYDAILWVSFGGPEKEEDVIPFLENVLRGRNVPRERMMAVANHYYHFGGRSPINQQNRELIRALEAELAAHGPRLPVYWGNRNWHPLLTDAVAKMRADGVKRALAFATAAYSSYSSCRQYLENIENAQTAAGDGAPVIDKVRPFYNHPGYIAAMTAQVQDALEQIPPARRSAAHIVYTAHSIPLRMAENCQYAQQLLEASRLVSAALGRSGDPLVYQSRSGPPTQPWLGPDILEHLRMINNEGQVSDVAVVPIGFVSDHLEVLYDLDTEARHLSEELGMNMVRAAAVGTNPGFARLVRDLIVERMEEKSARPSMGSLGPWPDVCHAGCCLPPP
- a CDS encoding response regulator transcription factor, with the protein product MGVTQVVTAGIISPRRLFRKALCSLMLALPMGDNMTICLDSDTFSEALDSIMTSKPQVLLIDCENMPVSFSYVRRVREISPSTRCLLFAEKAGDEVEAQAAHNGAWGLITERADQDTLQKAIQAVLKGEMWFSPMTMARTVQSLVQHKLPDASTPDKLTAREAEITALLAKGFQNKEIAQRLLISENTVRRYTETIYRKLRVNSRVEVAVWYYQRSDH
- a CDS encoding L-rhamnonate dehydratase (catalyzes the formation of 2-keto-3-deoxy-L-rhamnonate from L-rhamnonate), giving the protein MQISEVKVHVVPMSASWLSEGVIANPMSIYPEYKAKRSSWFGPMSAAIVEIVTRDGLRGLGTVGGGKGKVAAAIIEDQFRQLLVGKDPSDIERLWEQMFRASQFYGRKGIVIEVISGIDLALWDLAGKAAGMPVYQLAGGKTRDRIPVYVTGNLTERHLKEGFRHVKLAVPYGPADGLEGLRKNVELVAKTRELIGPDGDIMLDCYMALDVPYTIALAKAIAEFKVLWIEEPVPPDQIDSYRRIKDAVTGVMITGGEHEYTRYGFRDLIEKKAVDILQPDIYRAGGLTELKKIAAMASAHGLPVIPHGVGAPTYHFVMSTENAPRAEFVDIFAQGGNPLLKGEPQPQHGFVDLSPAPGFGYELDQDVLSGKSPAALIW
- a CDS encoding ROK family protein; amino-acid sequence: MGSAANRVMGVFDRIGSRGCDASKDTTQIMAQKPHAVWAVDIGGTKIAAARVSRKGGLSDYAEIPTPSAGGRKVVEAVVELLERMPARQIRAIGVDVPGLAWPDGHVWAPNIPGWKRMPLGPALKKRFRLPTLVESDRNAFVMGEAWRGAARGCRDVVFLAVGTGIGAGILTGGRLLRGHGELAGSVGWMALRNRYQPIYRSIGCFETHASGTGIGLAASKAFGRKLSARELTVLARRGNRKAKKLLESAGHDLGLGLSNLVDVLNPEVIVIGGGVAAAGNLVLNVARKTMKQWGQPLAVKQVRVVRSRLGTRAGLLGAARLAFDHCDRLATRKKKS
- a CDS encoding RHS repeat protein, translating into MEKGDKTNEVKTTKRKLIEWTIFGIIAIGLAFFMRWFAPWVVLRIEVATGMVKLVPWRVDPALRRRLREEEDRLAKATPAALHGPSGINPCMVLPVGEGISEKPSRGGPAPTGSGPSQPASPIRDCLDLVPGGGPVNAVELYLDTVTVMFVQTDLYLPGDPPIAFTHVVQRYVDWNSDHQVYLPDEYLTFPTGHRNPYTDQTLWFADRRGVLFNRISKGTGYTDAVYKPGSAGSLFDNALAGWNGNGWDYDLPDGRTIVFPDSYYSQRPQEDALVGLIEPSGASLTFDRDRQGNLHEVRSSDGRWLKLRYQGPIIVSIKDSSGENAAYAYDEKRRLSRSTNASGETLSYSYDASGGLEEVENVKTHQRVLSVHYASHRFPTSIQVDGGPVFRVSTGLDFRDDHGHEWFAKCAEFTDSGCQYVVMTK
- a CDS encoding MFS transporter, whose product is MSKNFEIRRFALVLTANACMFVFGVVLLLMGSLLPSLEVNYVQAGSLGSFPLAGILIATILVGLVLDTVGAKPVLAVALAMVAGAVGLMPSLHTYMALAIAALVYGFGGGVLNTATNALVADLSVAGRGAALNLLGFSFSLGALAAPLLMSTLSGKFGTASVLHILAIGAGVILVPVLAFRFPAPTHAGTRLADLLRVLNHPLVWLFGALLFFESGSENSMFVWAGKIVAGTFHSGPERANWALVGLSAAIGAGRLGAAFLLRVLGSRRTMLLSAAVAVTGAVVAYSSRELPVAVLGMIVIGLGLASIYPTALGVAGDRFPRQTGTVFGAIMAVSLVGGTAGPSICGALAATGLRNILWVPMISAAAVATFTILVTRDSQKVISTD
- the msrB gene encoding peptide-methionine (R)-S-oxide reductase, with the protein product MRVGRRAFIRRSANALAGFAVARQSESTAAAAKPPTTGKTKTVRIVEFDSNGLRRGVVEVPTIVKGDDDWRKQLTPIEFEVTRKAGTERAFSGAYWDLHQKGLYRCICCGTALFSSSTKFESGTGWPSFREPVAKENIRETADYSFGMRRTAVSCRRCDAHLGHVFDDGPKPTGLRYCMNSAALHFVKLA
- the msrA gene encoding peptide-methionine (S)-S-oxide reductase, whose product is MKNSCANTFRRAVLMLLPLPVLAGAGCSTAARGQVPAFAGPSSISATQGKQTAVLAGGCFWGVDAVFKHVKGVESVVSGYSGGDAGTAEYETVGTGSTGHAESVKITYDPSQVRFSELLRIFFSVATDPTEVNRQGPDVGPQYRSVIFYTSDEQKQVAQAYIQQLDKAGVFSRPIVTQIVPFKAFYPAEAYHQNFLERHPNYPYIVFNDLPKLRALKKEFPGFYRK